The following proteins are encoded in a genomic region of Ornithodoros turicata isolate Travis chromosome 6, ASM3712646v1, whole genome shotgun sequence:
- the LOC135396426 gene encoding uncharacterized protein LOC135396426 isoform X1: MGECDRETGLGANEVQPSVLRNEDFDRTSLTRVRLREGSVPVAHPSVQVHQEEHDLPARREPSGQEPIGVCTPEPGTQEQINVSLPEPVTQEEIEVSMASGSDTQEPMDVGLLEPKTPERIHVDRTTSTPLVSAVSSPTPAKASSSISSDTPGRFEQSRTGSSVCLFTSLTPNTSRPDPMDTTPSGSTPSTSRCEPLVRIILDVEKNCMFITNTLRFHCRCCLHHSSICSRSRLSNTLFHTVQVHKGKPIRLEHTV, encoded by the exons ATGGGTGAATGCGATCGGGAGACCGGATTGGGTGCCAACGAAGTACAGCCGAGTGTGCTCAGGAACGAGGACTTCGACAGAACGTCGCTAACACGCGTGCGCCTGCGGGAGGGTTCCGTTCCTGTCGCACATCCGTCGGTTCAAGTTCACCAG GAGGAGCATGACTTGCCAGCCAGACGGGAACCTAGCGGGCAAGAACCAATAGGCGTGTGCACGCCTGAACCCGGCACACAAGAGCAAATTAACGTGAGCCTGCCTGAGCCTGTCACACAAGAGGAGATTGAAGTGAGCATGGCGTCTGGATCTGACACTCAAGAGCCAATGGATGTGGGCCTGCTCGAACCAAAGACACCAGAGCGAATCCAT GTAGACAGAACTACAAGCACACCTCTTGTGTCTGCTGTG TCCAGCCCCACACCAGCCAAGGCTTCCAGCAGTATCAGTTCCGACACACCAGGGCGATTTGAACAGTCGCGCACG GGCTCTTCCGTTTGTCTGTTCACAAGCTTGACTCCGAACACTAGCAGGCCTGACCCCATG GACACAACCCCCAGTGGCTCAACTCCAAGCACCAGCAGATGTGAACCTTTGGTAAGAATTATACTCGACGTGGAAAAGAATTGCATGTTCATAACTAATACGTTAAGATTCCACTGTAGGTGCTGTCTGCACCATTCAAGTATATGTTCCAGGAGCAGGCTTTCAAATACCTTATTTCATACAGTACAGGTGCATAAGGGAAAACCAATTAGACTTGAGCATACAGTTTAA
- the LOC135396426 gene encoding uncharacterized protein LOC135396426 isoform X2: MGECDRETGLGANEVQPSVLRNEDFDRTSLTRVRLREGSVPVAHPSVQVHQEEHDLPARREPSGQEPIGVCTPEPGTQEQINVSLPEPVTQEEIEVSMASGSDTQEPMDVGLLEPKTPERIHVDRTTSTPLVSAVSSPTPAKASSSISSDTPGRFEQSRTGSSVCLFTSLTPNTSRPDPMDTTPSGSTPSTSRCEPLMDLIKRNGVEKLL, from the exons ATGGGTGAATGCGATCGGGAGACCGGATTGGGTGCCAACGAAGTACAGCCGAGTGTGCTCAGGAACGAGGACTTCGACAGAACGTCGCTAACACGCGTGCGCCTGCGGGAGGGTTCCGTTCCTGTCGCACATCCGTCGGTTCAAGTTCACCAG GAGGAGCATGACTTGCCAGCCAGACGGGAACCTAGCGGGCAAGAACCAATAGGCGTGTGCACGCCTGAACCCGGCACACAAGAGCAAATTAACGTGAGCCTGCCTGAGCCTGTCACACAAGAGGAGATTGAAGTGAGCATGGCGTCTGGATCTGACACTCAAGAGCCAATGGATGTGGGCCTGCTCGAACCAAAGACACCAGAGCGAATCCAT GTAGACAGAACTACAAGCACACCTCTTGTGTCTGCTGTG TCCAGCCCCACACCAGCCAAGGCTTCCAGCAGTATCAGTTCCGACACACCAGGGCGATTTGAACAGTCGCGCACG GGCTCTTCCGTTTGTCTGTTCACAAGCTTGACTCCGAACACTAGCAGGCCTGACCCCATG GACACAACCCCCAGTGGCTCAACTCCAAGCACCAGCAGATGTGAACCTTTG ATGGATTTGATCAAGCGCAATGGCGTGGAGAAACTTCTGTGA